CAGGAAAACGCCAGATAGAAGAGGCGTTTTCTATGGGGGTCCGTCAAGGTCAGAACAATATTGTTTTTATAGTCAGAGGTGAGGCATGTTCCGTTTCTTCATGCATGGATATACTAAAACAGATGCTTGTGTCTGCTGATGTCATTAAGTATCTGCCTTCCAAGAGGGATGAAATAATCATACAGTTCGGCATCACTGCAGATGAGATCACAGTTGTGGGTGAGCAGATGATCCAGGAACTTGTTATAGAGCGTGTAGCACTTGTGGATGTATTGAAGTGATATATACGAAATAATAATATATGACCGGTCAGTAAACTTGCCATTATCAATTAGTTAACTACATTAATACGATCACAGACTATTATAGGAGAGTTCAAATTCATGTCACACAAGAAAACAGCAGAAGGAATGATCAAATGCGCAGGACCTATAGAAACTGCCCTGTTGCCCAGACTTCTACAAGTTACGGAAGCAGCGGCTATAGCAGCATCCTATCAGATGGGCAGGGGAGATAAGAATTATGCTGACCACGTTTCAGTGGAAGCCATGCGCCGGACTCTTAATTACCTCGACATGAAAGGGATCATAAAGATCGGCGAAGGGGAAAGGGATGAAGCCCCGATGCTGTACATAGGCGAACATGTTGGGACCTGGGAAGGCCATCTTGAAGTGGACATTGCTGTGGATCCCCTTGAAGGTACCAATCTGGCAGCAAATGGTACTCCGGGTGCCATCTCCGTGATGGCAATGGCAGAAAGAGGTGGCCTTTTCCACGGACCTGACATCTACATGGACAAAATAGTGGTGGGTCCGGAAGTAGTTAAGTATGAAAGGAAGCATCCGGAAGAAAGTATAAACCTTGATGCACCAGTGGTCGATAATCTGGAAATTGTAGCGAAAGCACTCAACCGTAACATCGATGAACTGGTGGTCGTCATCCTTGAAAGGACAAGGCATGAAGCAAAAATAAAAGAGATCCGTGCGACCGGTGCCAGAGTAAATCTGATCACTGACGGCGATCTGATGCCAGGGGTTGCCACAGCCATACGTGGTTCAGGTGTTCACGTGGTAATGGGCGCCGGAGGTTCCGGTGAGGCTGTACTGACGGCTGCTGCCATGAAGATACTGGGTGGTAAGATCCTTGCGAGACTTGTCTTACCTACAGTCGCTAACGGTAAATCTGAAGAAGCAATAGCCACGGAGATGGCTGAAAAGATGCCAAGGCTTGAAAAGATGGGTATTACGGAAAAGAACATGCATGATGTCCTTGATACCGATCGGCTCGTTCCCGGTAATGATGTGATCTTCTCTGCAACAGGTGTGACCCCTGGTACTCTGCTTAAAGGTGTGAGCCTTTTTGGAGAAGGTGATGCACGAGTGAACAGTCTGACCATGGGGAGTTCGGGTGTGGTGAAATTTACAGATACCATCTACATAAATGACAAAGAGGCCACACCACTGCGTTTCGTTTGATAATGAAAGTATACGTATCGACATTTGGCTGTTCAGCAAACCAGGCTTCTGCAGAGGTCATGATGGCGACCATCAGAAGCCTTGGGCATGAACTTGTATCTGAGAAGCATGCTGATGTGGTGGTCCTCAACACCTGTACTGTCAAGTATTCCACTGAACAGAAGATCCTGCATAAGATCAGGGAACTGGGAGAAAAAGGAATCGAGGTGGTGGTAGCCGGATGTATGCCTGAAGTGCAGCTTGAGGACATCATCCGTAACAACCCCGATGCTCATATTTTGGGAGTAAACTCAATATCAAGGATAGGAGAGGTGCTAAATTCTATAGCTTCACCCAACCTCTGTTCCCAAACTACTTCCCGGCAAGCTCTGCATGTGTTCTCTCATGAACCGGAAGGTTTTATTAATGTGCCTCGGTTGCGGTTCAACTCCAATATACACATCTGTCAGCTTTCACAGGGCTGTAATAACGCCTGTTCCTATTGCATTGTCAGGTTCGTCAGAGGTCCGCTCAGGTCTTTCCATCCGGATTCCATTGTGGAGGATATAAGGCAGGGAGTCGCTGAAGGCTGCAGGGAAATATGGCTCACTTCACAGGATAACGCACAATACGGTATAGATATAGGTCTCAGGCTTCCTCAGCTGCTTGAGAGGATATGTGATATACCAGGTGATTTCAAGGTCCGTGTGGGGATGATGAATCCTTTTTCTGTGCTTCCCATACTTGAAGAGTTGTTGCATGCTTTTGAGAACGACAAGATATACAAGCTAGTTCATTTACCTGTACAATCAGCATCTAACGACGTGCTGAAAAGGATGAACAGGTTCCATTCTATAGAAGAGGCTGATCTTGTGATCAACAGTTTCAGGGACCGTTTTGATGATCTTACTCTTTTCACTGATATTATAGTGGGTTTTCCTGGAGAAAATGAAGCTGATTTCGTGACAACCCTTGAATGGGTAAAAAAACAGAAACCTGAAAAGATCAACATTTCCAGGTACACTCCCCGCCCACATACAAAGGCCCTTGAATACAGGAACATTGACTCTCGCATCGTTGTACAGCGTTCCAATGAACTGCACGCTGTATGTGAGGAGGTTAAGACCGGTGTCAGAGAAAATATGATGGGATGGCAAGGAAGGGTCTTTATTTCCAAAGAGGCAAAGGTCAAAGGCCTCATGGCCCGCACAGCATCCTATAAGCCTGTGGTTATTCCGGAATCATCTGCTGTTCCGGGGAGCTTTTGTGACGTTGAGATATTCGACGCAACTCCTGGATATTTTCTGGGAAGGGTAGTTATCTAAGATCTCATAAGTTATTCATGACTTAGTTTCCGTTCTCTGACCTGTAATTCATCCGTTCCACGATCGTTTTATCATATAGCTTAACGATATCACTGCGCGTGATTATCCCAAGTATTTTTCTGCTGTCTTCCCTTGATACAACAGGAAGCCTACCTATGTCTTTTGTGGCAAGGCGCTGCAGCACAGTGTTCAAAGATTCGTCGGGGTATGCAATGATCAAATTGGAAGTGGCGATCTCACTGATGGTCTTGTCCAGTTCTCCCTGTTTTACCTTGTCCCTGATGTCCTTCAGGGTCACGATACCCCACAGCCTGCCTTCCTGGTCCATTACTGGAAATCCTGCATGACGGCTGGATTGCATCAGAGCTATGAGAGCTTCTACCTTTTTGTTCACTGAAATGGTCTGCACTTCTCTTTTCATAGCATCCACAACTTTCAATGATTCCATTATGTCCACTTCTTTTCCTTTTCGTATGATAAATCCGCGCCTGCGCAGTGATTCGGTAAAAATGGATTCCGGGTGGAGGGCACTTGAAACAAGATTGCTTAACACGCATGCAAGCATAATGGGAAGGACCATACCATAATTCCTCGTAAGTTCAAACAGCACAAGTATTGCAGTAAGCGGTGCCCGGCTAATGCCAGTGAAAACAGCTCCCATGCCAGCCAGTGCATAAGCTCCGGGCTCGGACGTGACTCCCGGAAAAAGACCGTTGACAATGAATCCGTAAGCTCCTCCAAGCATAGAGCCAATGAACAGGGCCGGTACAAAGGACCCTCCCGAGCCACCTGAACCCAGGCTAAGGGAAAATGCAATTATTTTCAGGACCAGCAGGACCAATAATAAATTGAATGTGATATCATTTTCCAATACCTGGCTTATGGTATCATATCCAACACCGAATATCTGTGGGTAGAAGTATCCTATCAATCCTACAAACAAGCCCCCGACAGCAGGTTTTGTTATGGGGTGTATGTTGAGCGTATTAAAAAAGTCCCTGCATTTATAAAGTGAACGCATGAGTACTACTGCCGTAAGTCCGGCAAATAATCCCAGAACAAGGTATAGGATGGCTTCATGTACAGGACTTATAAGTTCATAATATGAGATCTGTATAGGTCTTACCCCAAATATAACATTGGAAACAAGAGTTGCAAAGACCGCAGATATTACAATGGGGACCAGCGTTGCAGCTTCAAGCTCACCCAGGATCACTTCTACTGAGAACACAACCCCTGCAAGAGGCGCATTGAATGCTGCAGCAATACCCCCGGAGGCACCACATCCCAACAGTATTTTCAGGCGATTACCTCTCATTTTAAGCATCTGGGCGAAAGCAGAGCCAATACCTGCACCAGCCAATACCACGGGAGCTTCTTTTCCTGCAGAGGCTCCCGAGCCAAGGGATATCACAGAGGATAATACTTCCAGGAACACGGTTCTTGATTGCATTTTTCCTCCGTACAGAGTAGCCGATTCTATTACATTATCTATGCTGTACCTTTGCTTTTTCATGAACCGGTGGGAAATTATACCCACCAGTAATCCTCCAATGGCAGGTATGAATATCACATAGTAATGCTGGGCATTGTATACAGGTTCGAAGAATAGCTCGGAGCTTAATTCAAGTGCATGGTCGTACAGTACGATCACTATGCCTGTCAGTACTCCTACTGTAACAGCCAATGAATTAGAAAAAACAGATTCACTACTCAACCATTTAATTATACTCTGTTTTTGGTGCTGTAAAAGTATATTTAGATGCACAAGTGCCATCCATCTCTTTTTTACTTAAAGGTTCTATTAGTTTTGTCAACAGTATCAGACCCAATTCGACAAGAACTAGTTTATATAATTTTAATATTAAACATTTGTTTTCATTGTTTTCTCCCTTAACCTTATCTATTATTATCCCATATAAAATAATATACATGGTCAGGAGAAGATATGCTCGATAAATTGTTCGATCCGGATGTTGTTGCAGTTATAGGGGCATCCCGCACAGAAGGTAAGGTAGGCCATGCTGTACTAAAGAACCTCTTGCAGGGAGCTGGTCATCAGGTCATTCCTATCAATCCGAAAGTTAATGAGATATTAGGGTTGAAGTGTTATGCCGATGTTCTTGATGTACCGGAAAAGATCGACCTTGCAGTTATAGTGGTCCCCGCAGCTGCAGTTCCTTCTACAATGGAGAAATGTGGACAGGCAGGTATAAGTTATGTTGTTGTGATATCTGCAGGCTTTAAGGAGGCCAGTCTGGAAGGTGCAAGGCTGGAGAGAGAGATCACAGCCATTGCTGGAAAATATGGCATGAGGATGGTCGGCCCGAATTGTCTGGGAATAATCGATACCTCTTCCTCTCTCAATGCGTCGTTTGCTGCGTCTATGGCATTTCCGGGGAATATAGCTATGATGTCCCAGTCGGGAGCCATCTGCACCGTGACCCTGGACTGGGCTGACAGAATAGGGGTGGGATTCTCCAAGTTCATAAGCCTCGGGAACAAAGCTGACCTTGCAGAGAATGATTTTCTCGAGCTGTTCATGAAGGATGATTCCACAGCTGTGATAGCTGCGTATCTGGAAGGTGTGAAGGATGGTCCGCGTTTCATGGATGTTGCAAGGAATGTGACCCGGGAAAAACCTGTAATAATAGTAAAATCGGGTCGTACGGCTGTGGGTTCCAGGGCTGTGTCCTCGCATACAGGTACACTTGCGGGTTCGGATGCCGCATACACAGCGGCCTTCAGACAGAGTGGTGTGATAAGGGCTGATTCTCTGGAAGAGATGCTGGACTACAGCAGGGCTTTTTCCACGTATCCTTTGCCAAGGGGAAAAAAAGTTGCAATACTCACTAATGCAGGAGGACTTGGTATACTTACTGCTGATGCCTGTCATAGCATTGGGCTTTCAATAACCTCTTTTGAGGAAGAGACCATTACTAAGTTAAAGCAGAAACTTCCTGAAGCGGCTGGTTTATACAATCCAGTGGATGTGCTGGGGGATGCTAGTCCACAGTTGTATGAACACGCTTTAGAAGTTCTTTTGGCCGATCCTAATGTGGACGGTATAATCGTACTTGTTTCCCCTCAGGCTATGACCGATGTCCCTGCTATAGCCCAGTCTCTGATCAAAATGGTCAAGACTTCGGACAAGCCCATTCTGTGCAATCTCGCAGGTGGAATGCGCATTGCTGCAGGCGAGGAAATTCTGAACCAGCATGGCATACCGAATTATCCTTCTTCCGAAAGGGCAGTTGCCAGCCTGAAGGCCCTATGTGATTACAGCTCCATAAAGGTAAAGGAACACACTACTCCGGTTACTATGCCAGTTAACAGGGAAGCTGCCCAAAAGATAATAGATGATGCTATTGCCAACGGAAGGCGGACTCTGGGTCTTGAATCCTTGGGGCTGCTTACGGCCTACGGGATACCGGTGGTACAGTCAAGGATGGCTGGTAACTTGCCGGAAGCCATTGCAGCATGTGAAGAAATAGGTTATCCTGTAGTTATGAAGATCATCTCTCCTGACATCTCTCATAAGACTGATGTAGGTGGTATCAAGCTTAACCTGGTGGATGCAAAGGATGTGGAGCATGCCTATCTGACCATGATGTCGGATGTTAAACATTACATGCCCAATGCTCAGATAACAGGTGTGCAGGTGCAGCAGATGGTCACAGGTGGTAAAGAGGT
This DNA window, taken from Methanomethylovorans hollandica DSM 15978, encodes the following:
- the glpX gene encoding class II fructose-bisphosphatase — translated: MSHKKTAEGMIKCAGPIETALLPRLLQVTEAAAIAASYQMGRGDKNYADHVSVEAMRRTLNYLDMKGIIKIGEGERDEAPMLYIGEHVGTWEGHLEVDIAVDPLEGTNLAANGTPGAISVMAMAERGGLFHGPDIYMDKIVVGPEVVKYERKHPEESINLDAPVVDNLEIVAKALNRNIDELVVVILERTRHEAKIKEIRATGARVNLITDGDLMPGVATAIRGSGVHVVMGAGGSGEAVLTAAAMKILGGKILARLVLPTVANGKSEEAIATEMAEKMPRLEKMGITEKNMHDVLDTDRLVPGNDVIFSATGVTPGTLLKGVSLFGEGDARVNSLTMGSSGVVKFTDTIYINDKEATPLRFV
- the cgi121 gene encoding KEOPS complex subunit Cgi121, with product MHVEFIGGRIFIEDLKPFLRTIADISKTNNCTIQALNADKVAGEKHLQFAVVKACRAFVQERNAAKDIGIEIMRYASGKRQIEEAFSMGVRQGQNNIVFIVRGEACSVSSCMDILKQMLVSADVIKYLPSKRDEIIIQFGITADEITVVGEQMIQELVIERVALVDVLK
- a CDS encoding chloride channel protein → MAVTVGVLTGIVIVLYDHALELSSELFFEPVYNAQHYYVIFIPAIGGLLVGIISHRFMKKQRYSIDNVIESATLYGGKMQSRTVFLEVLSSVISLGSGASAGKEAPVVLAGAGIGSAFAQMLKMRGNRLKILLGCGASGGIAAAFNAPLAGVVFSVEVILGELEAATLVPIVISAVFATLVSNVIFGVRPIQISYYELISPVHEAILYLVLGLFAGLTAVVLMRSLYKCRDFFNTLNIHPITKPAVGGLFVGLIGYFYPQIFGVGYDTISQVLENDITFNLLLVLLVLKIIAFSLSLGSGGSGGSFVPALFIGSMLGGAYGFIVNGLFPGVTSEPGAYALAGMGAVFTGISRAPLTAILVLFELTRNYGMVLPIMLACVLSNLVSSALHPESIFTESLRRRGFIIRKGKEVDIMESLKVVDAMKREVQTISVNKKVEALIALMQSSRHAGFPVMDQEGRLWGIVTLKDIRDKVKQGELDKTISEIATSNLIIAYPDESLNTVLQRLATKDIGRLPVVSREDSRKILGIITRSDIVKLYDKTIVERMNYRSENGN
- the acs gene encoding acetate--CoA ligase alpha subunit, whose amino-acid sequence is MLDKLFDPDVVAVIGASRTEGKVGHAVLKNLLQGAGHQVIPINPKVNEILGLKCYADVLDVPEKIDLAVIVVPAAAVPSTMEKCGQAGISYVVVISAGFKEASLEGARLEREITAIAGKYGMRMVGPNCLGIIDTSSSLNASFAASMAFPGNIAMMSQSGAICTVTLDWADRIGVGFSKFISLGNKADLAENDFLELFMKDDSTAVIAAYLEGVKDGPRFMDVARNVTREKPVIIVKSGRTAVGSRAVSSHTGTLAGSDAAYTAAFRQSGVIRADSLEEMLDYSRAFSTYPLPRGKKVAILTNAGGLGILTADACHSIGLSITSFEEETITKLKQKLPEAAGLYNPVDVLGDASPQLYEHALEVLLADPNVDGIIVLVSPQAMTDVPAIAQSLIKMVKTSDKPILCNLAGGMRIAAGEEILNQHGIPNYPSSERAVASLKALCDYSSIKVKEHTTPVTMPVNREAAQKIIDDAIANGRRTLGLESLGLLTAYGIPVVQSRMAGNLPEAIAACEEIGYPVVMKIISPDISHKTDVGGIKLNLVDAKDVEHAYLTMMSDVKHYMPNAQITGVQVQQMVTGGKEVIIGMDRDPQFGPLLMFGLGGVYVEFLKDVSFAVAPVNDKEAQHMIASIKTYPLIAGVRGEKPSDIKAIVDTLLKVSQLVMDFPSLAEFEMNPLMVMPEGKGCLAMDVRMTLRNE
- a CDS encoding tRNA (N(6)-L-threonylcarbamoyladenosine(37)-C(2))-methylthiotransferase, with translation MKVYVSTFGCSANQASAEVMMATIRSLGHELVSEKHADVVVLNTCTVKYSTEQKILHKIRELGEKGIEVVVAGCMPEVQLEDIIRNNPDAHILGVNSISRIGEVLNSIASPNLCSQTTSRQALHVFSHEPEGFINVPRLRFNSNIHICQLSQGCNNACSYCIVRFVRGPLRSFHPDSIVEDIRQGVAEGCREIWLTSQDNAQYGIDIGLRLPQLLERICDIPGDFKVRVGMMNPFSVLPILEELLHAFENDKIYKLVHLPVQSASNDVLKRMNRFHSIEEADLVINSFRDRFDDLTLFTDIIVGFPGENEADFVTTLEWVKKQKPEKINISRYTPRPHTKALEYRNIDSRIVVQRSNELHAVCEEVKTGVRENMMGWQGRVFISKEAKVKGLMARTASYKPVVIPESSAVPGSFCDVEIFDATPGYFLGRVVI